In Halobacteriovorax marinus SJ, the following proteins share a genomic window:
- a CDS encoding nitroreductase family protein, whose product MNQILDLMKSHRSIRKYENKDVSNELILEILEAATMASSSGNMQPYSIIITRDDDIKRELLPLHFNQSMVLNSPVLVTFCSDFNRMRKWLKYNNAPENFDNFMSFLIGMIDATIMSQNFALAAEARGLGICYMGTTLASNLEIAKTLKLPKYVVPVVGFSLGYPAESPEKRDRLPLEGIIHHDVYKDYTEEEIQNIYSSKEKLGMQRYRSSKELSEIIEKSNVDNLAQIYTKIKYTRESHIKYSEDVISCLREQGFL is encoded by the coding sequence ATGAATCAAATATTAGACCTAATGAAATCTCACCGTTCTATCAGAAAGTATGAAAATAAAGACGTATCGAATGAATTAATCTTAGAGATATTAGAGGCCGCTACCATGGCCTCTTCCTCAGGTAATATGCAACCATACTCCATTATTATTACTAGAGACGATGACATAAAAAGAGAATTACTTCCTCTGCACTTTAATCAATCTATGGTTTTAAACTCGCCAGTTCTAGTTACATTCTGTAGCGACTTTAATCGCATGAGAAAATGGCTTAAATACAATAATGCTCCTGAGAATTTTGATAATTTTATGAGTTTTTTAATCGGAATGATTGATGCAACTATAATGTCTCAAAATTTCGCACTAGCTGCTGAGGCAAGAGGATTAGGAATTTGCTATATGGGAACAACTTTGGCTTCAAATTTAGAGATCGCTAAAACTCTTAAACTACCTAAGTACGTTGTTCCTGTTGTTGGATTTTCATTAGGCTACCCAGCAGAATCTCCAGAAAAACGAGATCGACTTCCTTTAGAAGGAATTATTCATCACGATGTTTACAAGGACTATACAGAAGAAGAAATACAAAATATTTACTCATCCAAAGAGAAACTTGGAATGCAAAGATATCGCTCGTCAAAAGAACTTAGTGAAATTATAGAAAAAAGTAATGTTGATAATCTTGCACAAATCTATACCAAGATTAAGTATACAAGGGAGTCCCACATAAAATACTCTGAAGACGTTATCTCTTGCCTAAGAGAGCAAGGATTTCTCTAA